The following proteins are co-located in the Gorilla gorilla gorilla isolate KB3781 chromosome 18, NHGRI_mGorGor1-v2.1_pri, whole genome shotgun sequence genome:
- the CPHXL gene encoding LOW QUALITY PROTEIN: cytoplasmic polyadenylated homeobox-like protein (The sequence of the model RefSeq protein was modified relative to this genomic sequence to represent the inferred CDS: deleted 1 base in 1 codon), which yields MNLDGTSGGFPAEEDHHNEERQTKNKRKTKHRHKFSEELLQELKEIFGENCYPDYTTRKTLAIKFDCPVNVIDNWFQNKRARLPPAERRRIFVLQKKHDFPVQAHSFLSCQETQAAAHNYATKQSLSGAQRALMRRAGCSHLEKQWIPSQEMGYNCFSLENQETRSQQVGPQCSYLEKPGIPSQQVGSQCSYLEKQGIPSQQAAYQNSYLVTGTEKHPGYAMGYGGDTGSGHSGSGHSTAYHFLSYNSAECLHPPPSSVPYFHGERTETRESQHASPFLLDYTQGAYGVKKDHCLCSFCLSLLREQQQNDWQYHLQQHQQPQNYLEGMMLQEHLPVDSGPWDLGKQWSSAQSQLQSQLPQNNGKPLCSQLQHMSLQIAADSPLLPLGQDMQERASSNPGPKCSNFKLRSGQGSAAGNQGCSSAK from the exons ATGAATTTGGACGGCACTTCAGGTG GTTTCCCAGCTGAAGAGGATCATCATAATGAAGAAAGacaaacaaagaataaaagaaaaacaaaacaccgaCATAAATTTTCTGAAGAATTATTGCAGGAACTTAAGGAAATATTTGGAGAGAACTGTTATCCTGATTACACAACTAGGAAAACACTGGCCATCAAATTTGATTGTCCGGTAAATGTGATAGAT AATTGGTTCCAGAATAAAAGAGCCAGACTTCCACCTGCAGAAAGACGCAGAATATTTGTTCTTCAGAAAAAGCATGATTTTCCAGTCCAAGCCCATTCATTTTTAAGCTGCCAGGAGACCCAGGCTGCAGCTCACAACTATGCCACCAAGCAGAGCCTCTCTGGTGCCCAGAGGGCTCTGATGAGAAGAGCTGGTTGCTCCCATCTGGAGAAACAGTGGATTCCCAGTCAAGAGATGGGCTACAATTGCTTCTCTTTGGAGAACCAAGAGACTCGCAGTCAACAGGTGGGCCCCCAGTGCTCTTATCTGGAGAAACCAGGGATTCCCAGTCAACAGGTGGGTTCCCAGTGCTCCTATCTGGAGAAACAAGGGATTCCCAGTCAACAGGCGGCCTACCAGAACTCCTATCTGGTCACAGGCACTGAAAAGCATCCAGGCTATGCTATGGGGTATGGAGGTGACACAGGAAGTGGGCATTCTGGAAGTGGGCATTCTACTGCCTATCATTTTCTCAGCTACAACTCTGCAGAATGCCTTCATCCTCCCCCATCTTCTGTGCCGTATTTTCATGGAGAAAGGACTGAAACCAGGGAAAGCCAGCATGCAAGTCCCTTCCTTTTGGATTACACTCAAGGTGCATATGGGGTGAAGAAAGACCATTGTCTTTGCTCATTCTGTCTCTCACTGCTGCGAGAACAGCAGCAGAATGATTGGCAGTATCACCTGCAGCAGCACCAACAGCCTCAGAATTACTTAGAGGGGATGATGTTGCAGGAACATCTCCCAGTGGACTCGGGTCCTTGGGATCTAGGGAAGCAGTGGTCCTCGGCTCAGTCACAGCTGCAGAGTCAACTGCCTCAGAATAATGGAAAGCCGTTGTGCTCTCAACTGCAGCACATGTCTCTCCAAATAGCTGCCGACTCACCCCTGCTGCCTCTGGGGCAAGATATGCAGGAAAGGGCTTCA AGCAACCCAGGACCCAAATGCAGCAACTTTAAGTTGAGGAGTGGACAAGGGTCTGCAGCAGGGAACCAAGGATGCAGCTCTGCAAAGTAG